One Parageobacillus sp. KH3-4 genomic region harbors:
- the gabT gene encoding 4-aminobutyrate--2-oxoglutarate transaminase, protein MKTEAKKFIQLKTTIPGPKATELLRKKEQNVPRGPFNTLSTFAAKGEGALLTDVDGNTFIDLAGAIGSLNVGHCPPKVVEAIKAQVDQYIHPCFHVMMYEPYIQLAEKLNEITPGTHHKKTFFLNSGAEAVENAIKIARKYTGRKAIISFERGFHGRTLLAMSLTSKVKPYKFGFGPFAPDTYKMPYPYYYRKPSGMTDEELDAEILRRLEDFFVSEVPAEEVAAIIMEPVQGEGGFIVPSKTFVQGVKQICEKYGILFIADEIQTGFGRTGKMFAMEHFAVVPDLITMSKSIGAGVPISAVTGRAEVMDAPNPGEIGGTYGGSPLGCVAALQVIDMLRQEQLVERANAIGQTVMNRFRQLQEKYETVGDVRGLGAMVAVEFVKDSETKAPNKELTAAILQECHQRGVIVMSAGIYSNVIRLLTPLVITDEQLAEALDVVEGVISELA, encoded by the coding sequence ATGAAGACGGAAGCAAAAAAATTTATACAGTTAAAAACAACGATCCCGGGACCAAAAGCGACAGAATTACTCAGAAAAAAAGAACAGAATGTTCCTCGGGGACCGTTTAATACATTATCTACGTTTGCGGCCAAAGGGGAAGGGGCGCTCTTAACGGATGTCGACGGAAACACGTTTATTGATCTTGCCGGGGCGATTGGAAGCCTCAATGTCGGCCACTGCCCGCCGAAAGTGGTGGAAGCGATTAAGGCTCAAGTTGACCAATATATTCATCCTTGCTTCCATGTGATGATGTATGAGCCGTATATTCAATTAGCAGAAAAATTAAATGAAATTACTCCAGGCACTCATCATAAAAAAACCTTTTTCTTAAATAGCGGAGCGGAAGCGGTCGAAAACGCTATTAAAATTGCCCGGAAATATACAGGAAGGAAAGCGATTATCTCCTTTGAAAGAGGATTTCACGGACGTACACTTCTTGCGATGTCGCTCACAAGCAAAGTCAAACCATATAAATTTGGATTTGGCCCATTTGCCCCAGATACGTACAAAATGCCGTATCCATATTATTACCGCAAGCCATCTGGCATGACAGACGAAGAACTAGATGCAGAGATTTTAAGACGTTTGGAAGACTTCTTTGTATCCGAAGTCCCAGCAGAAGAAGTAGCAGCGATTATTATGGAGCCAGTACAAGGGGAAGGCGGCTTTATTGTGCCGTCGAAAACGTTTGTGCAAGGAGTAAAACAAATTTGTGAAAAATATGGTATTCTATTTATAGCAGACGAAATCCAAACAGGATTTGGACGAACTGGAAAGATGTTTGCTATGGAACATTTTGCTGTGGTGCCAGATTTAATAACGATGTCGAAATCCATTGGCGCAGGTGTACCAATCAGTGCGGTTACCGGAAGAGCAGAAGTAATGGATGCGCCGAACCCTGGGGAAATCGGGGGAACGTATGGAGGCAGCCCACTTGGTTGTGTCGCGGCATTGCAAGTCATTGATATGCTGCGACAAGAACAGCTAGTCGAGCGTGCGAATGCCATCGGGCAAACGGTAATGAACCGATTCAGACAGCTCCAAGAAAAATACGAAACGGTTGGTGATGTGCGTGGACTTGGAGCAATGGTGGCAGTTGAATTTGTGAAGGATTCTGAGACAAAGGCGCCGAATAAAGAATTGACCGCGGCAATTTTGCAAGAATGCCATCAGCGCGGTGTCATTGTCATGAGCGCCGGCATATACAGCAACGTCATTCGCCTATTAACACCGCTTGTGATTACCGATGAGCAGTTAGCGGAAGCGTTGGATGTGGTGGAGGGAGTTATCAGTGAATTGGCATGA
- a CDS encoding sigma 54-interacting transcriptional regulator: MRSATDVLELELGAILKSSNDNIVITDGNGMVLRASPNCLSIYGKEVSYLIGKSVYQLEKENIFSPSVTAKVLKEKKEVQIMQRTPTGRVVMATGVPVFDKQNNIIRVISFSHDLTELERLKEDYEKLRMQMEHYQIEMEELKHENIIIQSKVMQRIWKLVHRVAKSDATVLFLGESGVGKNVFARALHQNSPRRNQPFIEVNCSAIPESLFESEMFGYEKGSFTGAQKTGKPGLIELADKGTLFLDEIGELPLSMQAKLLKVLQEKKVTRVGGIKERTIDFRLIASTNQNLEEMMKQGKFRQDLFYRLHVIPIYVPALRERKEDIFMLAQYFLEKFNQKYHMDKYFHPAIVDHLVDYDWPGNVRELENMMERLVITSETKAIYPEYLPFSIQKHPQSTRSNQWLEKEKEPATLKEAIEQVERQWLLRAAKQCKTTYEMADYLGISQPTVVRKLKKYGINSKVD, encoded by the coding sequence ATGCGAAGTGCAACGGATGTGTTGGAATTAGAGTTAGGTGCCATATTAAAATCTTCTAACGATAATATTGTCATTACAGACGGAAACGGAATGGTTCTCCGCGCCAGCCCCAACTGTCTTTCCATTTATGGAAAAGAAGTTTCTTATCTTATTGGAAAGTCCGTATATCAATTAGAAAAAGAAAATATATTTTCCCCTTCTGTGACAGCCAAAGTGCTAAAGGAGAAAAAAGAAGTTCAAATCATGCAGCGAACACCAACTGGCCGTGTCGTCATGGCAACTGGCGTACCTGTATTCGATAAACAAAACAACATTATCCGCGTGATTAGTTTTTCGCATGATTTAACAGAGTTGGAGCGTCTAAAAGAAGACTATGAAAAACTAAGAATGCAGATGGAACATTATCAAATCGAAATGGAAGAATTAAAACATGAAAACATTATAATCCAAAGCAAGGTCATGCAGCGTATTTGGAAGCTAGTGCATCGGGTTGCTAAATCAGACGCAACGGTTCTTTTTCTTGGCGAGTCCGGAGTCGGAAAAAATGTATTTGCCCGTGCCCTCCATCAAAACAGTCCGAGACGAAACCAGCCATTTATCGAAGTGAATTGCAGCGCGATTCCTGAATCGCTATTTGAATCGGAAATGTTTGGATATGAAAAAGGATCGTTTACCGGTGCACAAAAAACCGGGAAGCCAGGGCTGATCGAATTAGCCGATAAGGGGACTCTTTTTCTTGATGAAATTGGCGAACTCCCACTTTCGATGCAAGCGAAGCTGCTAAAAGTGTTACAAGAGAAAAAAGTAACACGCGTTGGGGGAATTAAAGAAAGAACGATTGACTTTCGCCTTATTGCCTCGACAAATCAGAACTTAGAGGAAATGATGAAGCAGGGGAAATTCCGGCAAGATTTATTTTATCGTTTGCATGTTATTCCGATTTACGTACCTGCTTTGCGTGAGAGAAAAGAAGACATTTTCATGTTAGCACAATATTTTTTAGAAAAATTCAACCAAAAATATCATATGGATAAATATTTTCATCCAGCCATTGTTGACCATCTCGTCGATTATGATTGGCCTGGCAATGTACGAGAATTAGAAAATATGATGGAAAGGTTAGTCATTACCTCCGAAACAAAAGCCATTTATCCTGAATATCTCCCTTTTTCTATCCAAAAGCACCCCCAATCTACACGATCTAATCAATGGTTAGAAAAAGAGAAAGAACCCGCTACACTTAAAGAAGCGATTGAACAGGTAGAACGGCAATGGCTCTTGCGCGCAGCAAAACAATGTAAAACAACTTATGAAATGGCAGATTATCTTGGAATTAGTCAGCCAACCGTGGTGAGAAAACTAAAAAAATACGGCATCAATTCAAAAGTGGATTAA
- the speB gene encoding agmatinase: MYKPKDSSQSPRFCGVRTFMRLENIKTTDNVDFVILGVPFDTAASNRTGQRYGPQHIRNFSVLLRPYNPDMDINIFEYCSGVDYGDIDVIPGNALRTYDNIVKELLPLLKKNIVPIIMGGDHSITLGNLRAFYERFGPVALVHFDSHGDTWDHYYGEKYMHGTPFRRAVEEGLLDVDHSIQIGMRGPLYSADDIEDARRLGFEVITMKEVRQIGFSEVMKRIHKRAGDKPVFVSYDIDFVDPAFAPGTGTPEVGGPTSYEALEYVRGLDGLNIVGFDLVEVLPSYDSGEITAVLASAIIYEMITLVALKKRRSLQKNLSATTTQ, encoded by the coding sequence ATGTATAAGCCAAAAGATTCATCCCAATCTCCCCGCTTTTGCGGAGTTCGAACATTTATGCGTTTAGAAAATATCAAAACAACAGACAACGTTGATTTTGTTATACTCGGTGTGCCATTTGATACTGCCGCTTCCAACCGAACCGGGCAGCGGTATGGCCCGCAACATATTCGAAATTTTTCCGTATTGCTTCGCCCTTACAATCCAGATATGGATATTAATATCTTTGAATATTGTTCTGGAGTAGATTATGGGGATATTGACGTCATTCCAGGAAACGCGCTGCGAACGTACGACAATATCGTAAAAGAGCTGCTGCCATTGCTGAAGAAAAACATCGTTCCGATTATTATGGGCGGCGATCATTCGATTACATTAGGAAACTTGCGGGCATTTTATGAACGCTTTGGTCCAGTGGCGCTTGTTCATTTTGACTCCCACGGAGATACTTGGGATCATTACTATGGTGAAAAATATATGCATGGCACGCCATTCCGCCGTGCTGTCGAAGAAGGATTGCTAGATGTTGATCATTCCATTCAAATCGGCATGCGCGGGCCGCTTTACAGCGCGGATGATATAGAAGATGCGCGGCGGCTTGGTTTTGAAGTGATTACCATGAAGGAAGTTCGGCAAATTGGATTTTCTGAAGTAATGAAACGCATTCACAAACGTGCAGGTGATAAACCTGTTTTCGTTTCCTATGATATCGACTTTGTTGATCCTGCGTTTGCTCCCGGCACCGGCACACCGGAAGTGGGAGGGCCAACCAGCTATGAAGCACTGGAATATGTAAGAGGACTCGATGGGCTAAACATTGTCGGATTTGACCTCGTTGAAGTATTGCCTTCTTACGATAGCGGAGAAATTACAGCAGTGCTAGCATCTGCCATTATATATGAGATGATCACGCTGGTTGCTTTAAAGAAAAGGCGATCGCTGCAAAAAAACTTATCTGCAACAACAACGCAATGA
- a CDS encoding aldehyde dehydrogenase family protein — protein MSNYHVYINGTWHIGNGEKRSIINPSNEKVITEINEASLQQTWEAVEAARHAFRYTNWPANPSNRISFLRQLADLLEKNTEKFAYIETINTGKPIRESRLDVSDSVQCLRYYADFLEQRTITEKKMADGTTSKIIEEPIGVCALIVPWNFPLLLGIWKIAPALAAGNTIVFKPSELTPLSLLELTKLIDSIGLPPGVFNLVPGGGSPVGETLVTHPHVEKISFTGGTKTGRWIYEQCAGSFKRVSLELGGKSPLLVFEDADLDNAVEWAMFASFLNQGEVCVAASRILVHEHLYDSLIDKLIKRLDSLRIGDPLDKKTEMGPLISSSHLEKVETYIQLGLQEGAVLLRGGERIKKQGYYLSPAVFVHVHQDMRIVQEEIFGPVITVQRFNNDKEAIELANDTVYGLAAGIFTRNLERAEQIARKLRAGTIWINSYHTPYVDAPWGGFKQSGIGRELGLQGFTAFTETKHVNISENGKPLGWYQ, from the coding sequence ATGTCCAATTACCATGTGTATATAAACGGTACATGGCATATAGGAAACGGAGAAAAAAGATCGATTATCAATCCTTCCAACGAAAAAGTCATCACAGAAATTAATGAAGCGTCCTTGCAACAAACATGGGAAGCGGTCGAAGCCGCCCGTCATGCTTTCCGATACACAAATTGGCCGGCGAATCCAAGTAATCGAATTTCCTTTCTTCGTCAATTAGCAGATCTGCTAGAGAAAAACACGGAAAAATTTGCTTATATAGAGACGATCAATACGGGAAAACCGATCCGTGAGTCACGTCTCGATGTGAGCGATTCTGTACAATGCCTTCGTTATTATGCCGACTTTCTCGAACAACGAACCATTACAGAAAAGAAAATGGCTGATGGAACAACAAGCAAAATCATCGAAGAACCAATCGGAGTTTGCGCACTCATTGTTCCTTGGAATTTCCCGCTTTTATTGGGGATATGGAAAATCGCACCTGCGCTCGCTGCAGGAAATACCATCGTTTTTAAACCATCAGAATTAACCCCATTATCTTTACTAGAACTAACCAAACTTATCGATTCCATCGGTCTTCCGCCGGGAGTGTTTAATCTTGTTCCAGGGGGCGGTTCTCCTGTTGGGGAAACATTGGTGACACATCCTCATGTAGAAAAAATATCCTTTACCGGCGGAACCAAAACAGGGCGATGGATTTACGAACAATGCGCTGGCAGCTTCAAACGGGTTTCCCTGGAACTCGGCGGAAAATCTCCGCTTCTCGTTTTCGAAGATGCTGATCTGGATAACGCTGTAGAGTGGGCGATGTTTGCTTCTTTTTTAAATCAAGGAGAAGTGTGTGTCGCCGCTTCGCGAATTCTTGTCCATGAACATCTTTATGATTCATTGATAGATAAACTGATAAAAAGACTAGATTCCCTTCGCATCGGAGATCCTTTAGACAAAAAAACGGAGATGGGGCCATTAATCAGTTCCTCTCATTTAGAAAAAGTAGAAACATATATCCAACTCGGATTGCAAGAAGGAGCTGTCCTGCTCCGAGGCGGCGAACGCATCAAAAAACAAGGATATTACCTCTCCCCCGCCGTTTTTGTCCATGTTCACCAAGACATGCGCATCGTGCAAGAAGAAATCTTTGGTCCTGTCATTACCGTACAACGCTTCAACAATGATAAAGAAGCAATCGAATTGGCAAATGATACAGTATATGGGCTGGCAGCTGGCATATTCACCCGCAATCTCGAACGGGCAGAACAAATCGCCAGAAAGCTGAGAGCAGGAACGATTTGGATTAACAGTTATCACACCCCTTATGTCGATGCGCCTTGGGGCGGCTTTAAACAAAGCGGAATCGGCAGGGAGCTTGGCCTACAAGGATTCACCGCTTTTACGGAAACAAAACACGTGAATATAAGCGAAAATGGAAAACCACTCGGGTGGTATCAATAA
- a CDS encoding cytosine permease codes for MAKWTERFGHDDIRPTPMNERSMNFFSTFTLWIAANVVITTVMTGMMFVPDISFSSAMLAIIVGSAIGAVPLALTGNIGIRTGLPTMVITRAAFGQKGAILPALVNTIILIGWSWIQAYMAGLSLNYAVHHATGYSNINLFVILTELLVVIITIFGHRGVERIEKYISIAMLLLSFLVFYKIFTTYHISTLLEMKVSKHPSITMIVAFDIVVATAFSWMSTVCDFNRNCQSEKSGFWGTYFGYLVASIVAMGLGAVVSGFSIASNMERTYDPTILLAAYGFGLIASIVVFFSVLSTNVMALYSATMSFMNVFPRAGFWKPTLIMGIICTLGALLKETLMSHFFNFIMLIATLFIPVFAIVLVDYFLIKRGIYDAEDILFDTKGRYQYQKGVNMAAYAAYIIGAVFAYCFTYVRPLAIGSTMLTFFLSGAGYWGLMKITKQTSSRAHTVELEAPTSMEG; via the coding sequence ATGGCAAAATGGACAGAACGTTTTGGGCATGATGATATTCGACCAACACCGATGAACGAACGGAGCATGAATTTTTTTAGCACCTTTACTCTTTGGATTGCTGCAAACGTCGTCATTACTACCGTGATGACAGGCATGATGTTCGTTCCCGATATTTCCTTTTCCAGTGCAATGCTTGCGATTATTGTCGGCTCCGCGATCGGCGCCGTTCCGCTCGCTCTTACCGGAAACATCGGCATTCGAACCGGGCTCCCCACCATGGTTATCACTAGAGCCGCTTTCGGACAAAAAGGAGCAATCCTTCCAGCCCTTGTCAATACGATTATTTTAATTGGCTGGAGCTGGATTCAAGCGTATATGGCTGGCCTTAGCCTTAATTATGCGGTTCATCACGCTACGGGATACAGCAATATTAATTTATTTGTGATTTTAACCGAACTGCTTGTCGTCATTATTACGATTTTCGGCCACCGCGGGGTAGAACGAATCGAAAAATATATATCGATCGCAATGTTGCTTTTATCCTTTCTCGTTTTTTATAAAATTTTTACGACGTATCACATCTCCACACTATTAGAAATGAAAGTAAGCAAACATCCATCGATCACAATGATCGTCGCTTTTGATATCGTCGTTGCGACAGCGTTTTCCTGGATGTCGACCGTTTGCGATTTTAACCGAAACTGCCAATCGGAAAAAAGCGGATTTTGGGGAACCTACTTTGGTTATCTCGTTGCTTCGATTGTAGCGATGGGGCTCGGTGCTGTCGTCAGTGGGTTTAGCATTGCTTCCAACATGGAACGAACATATGACCCTACTATTCTCCTTGCCGCTTACGGATTTGGCTTGATCGCATCCATTGTCGTCTTCTTTTCTGTACTATCTACCAACGTCATGGCATTATATAGTGCGACGATGTCCTTTATGAACGTCTTCCCGCGCGCAGGATTTTGGAAGCCGACATTGATCATGGGAATCATTTGTACCCTCGGCGCCTTGTTAAAAGAAACTCTCATGTCCCATTTCTTTAATTTTATTATGCTCATTGCCACACTGTTCATTCCTGTATTCGCCATTGTTCTCGTCGATTACTTTTTGATCAAAAGAGGAATATATGATGCGGAAGATATTCTTTTTGATACAAAAGGACGGTATCAGTACCAAAAAGGAGTTAATATGGCCGCATATGCGGCGTATATCATCGGTGCCGTTTTCGCCTATTGCTTTACGTACGTTCGTCCGCTTGCGATCGGTTCGACCATGTTAACGTTTTTCTTATCGGGAGCAGGCTATTGGGGATTGATGAAAATCACAAAACAAACATCGAGCAGAGCACATACCGTGGAACTCGAAGCCCCGACTAGCATGGAGGGATAA
- a CDS encoding carbon-nitrogen hydrolase family protein → MAISYEIALAQMTPANGHISGNLAKMEAIANECKQKFPGVRLLLFPELCTAGYVLSKTLKDVAQAWDGFIFQRMSRLAQKLQLYIAYGYVEKDDKINLYNSLILIHPSGQCVGNYRKVHLTPLEKAWFTPGSKPVLVDTELGCIGLMICWDLAFPELARHLAARGAELLLVPCAWESPFHEPFQKFAMARAIDNTVYVAACNQVGRSFPFHFFGLSSIYGPDGNEIATANMDDQEEIIRATIDKHWRRELKQTFYTMMNERRTDIFQGVE, encoded by the coding sequence ATGGCAATATCGTATGAAATAGCACTGGCACAAATGACGCCGGCAAATGGCCATATTTCTGGCAATCTCGCAAAAATGGAAGCCATCGCAAACGAATGCAAACAAAAATTTCCCGGTGTTCGCCTTCTCCTGTTCCCGGAACTTTGTACCGCTGGTTACGTTTTGTCCAAAACGCTTAAAGACGTTGCCCAAGCATGGGATGGCTTTATATTTCAGCGAATGAGCCGGCTTGCGCAAAAACTTCAATTATATATTGCTTACGGATACGTCGAAAAAGATGACAAGATAAATCTCTATAACTCTCTCATCCTGATTCATCCGAGCGGGCAATGTGTAGGGAATTATCGAAAAGTCCATTTAACCCCGTTAGAAAAAGCGTGGTTTACTCCCGGGTCCAAACCAGTACTAGTAGATACAGAACTCGGCTGCATCGGTTTGATGATTTGCTGGGACTTAGCTTTTCCAGAACTAGCAAGGCATCTGGCGGCTCGCGGAGCCGAGCTTCTTCTTGTTCCATGTGCATGGGAGTCCCCGTTTCACGAACCTTTTCAAAAATTTGCAATGGCACGCGCGATTGATAATACCGTCTATGTCGCCGCATGCAACCAAGTAGGCCGGTCTTTTCCTTTCCATTTCTTTGGTTTATCCTCTATTTATGGGCCAGATGGAAACGAAATCGCCACCGCCAACATGGATGATCAAGAAGAGATCATACGGGCAACCATAGACAAACACTGGCGCCGGGAATTAAAGCAAACCTTTTACACAATGATGAACGAGCGGCGAACAGATATTTTCCAAGGAGTGGAATAG
- a CDS encoding cyclase family protein — protein MNIKKIVDLSMPITAQTPVYPGDPKPHIEPAATFAQNGYHVSRLVLGSHTGTHVDAPFHFREDGLRIDEVPLTYFLGKGIVIDVTGKNDGEAITLSDVKHYLPQLEPGMIALFHTGWSQYAGTERYFRHPHIAIDVIRAMLEQGIRTFFIDALNIDPPDGSSFPAHEAITAANGVIGENFTNFDKIDFTDPYIIALPLYLPGCDGSPVRAVAAELDL, from the coding sequence ATGAATATCAAAAAAATCGTGGATCTATCGATGCCCATTACTGCACAAACCCCGGTTTACCCCGGAGATCCAAAACCGCATATCGAACCGGCGGCAACATTCGCACAAAACGGCTACCATGTCAGCCGCCTTGTTCTCGGTTCGCATACCGGCACACATGTGGACGCACCCTTTCATTTCCGCGAAGATGGCCTGCGAATCGATGAGGTTCCGTTGACGTATTTTCTCGGCAAAGGGATTGTCATCGATGTGACGGGAAAAAACGACGGCGAGGCGATTACATTAAGTGATGTCAAACATTACTTGCCGCAACTGGAACCGGGAATGATTGCCCTGTTTCACACTGGTTGGTCCCAATATGCGGGAACGGAGCGTTATTTTCGCCACCCGCACATTGCCATCGACGTCATCCGGGCAATGTTGGAACAAGGAATCCGCACATTTTTTATCGATGCGTTAAACATTGATCCGCCTGACGGCTCTTCCTTCCCGGCACACGAAGCGATTACCGCTGCAAATGGAGTGATCGGGGAAAATTTTACGAACTTCGATAAAATTGACTTTACTGACCCATATATTATTGCGCTCCCCCTTTATTTGCCGGGATGTGACGGCTCGCCGGTAAGAGCGGTGGCAGCGGAATTGGATTTATGA
- a CDS encoding GNAT family N-acetyltransferase, which produces MNIIPTHLLDRSTVQQFFTAHWGSPQMVVSTGMYDCSELDGFAAVQSSGEIVGLITYIINAEECEIVSLDSVIEKQGVGSALLQQVETFAAQHGCVMIRLITTNDNLHALRFYQKRGYQIVKVFPNAVEKARQMKPGIPLVSSDGIPIRDELLLVKQLICK; this is translated from the coding sequence ATGAACATTATCCCTACCCATCTTTTAGACCGCTCGACCGTGCAACAATTTTTTACCGCCCATTGGGGAAGCCCGCAAATGGTCGTTTCGACGGGAATGTATGATTGCAGCGAGCTGGACGGCTTTGCCGCGGTCCAAAGCAGCGGAGAAATAGTTGGTCTTATTACTTATATTATCAACGCGGAAGAATGCGAAATTGTTTCGCTAGACAGCGTGATCGAAAAACAAGGTGTCGGCAGCGCTCTTTTGCAACAAGTGGAAACATTTGCTGCGCAGCATGGATGTGTCATGATCCGCTTAATCACGACAAACGATAATTTGCACGCTCTGCGCTTTTATCAAAAACGGGGTTACCAGATTGTTAAAGTTTTCCCGAATGCTGTGGAAAAAGCAAGACAAATGAAACCAGGCATTCCGCTCGTCAGCTCAGACGGCATTCCGATTCGCGATGAGCTGTTGCTTGTTAAACAACTAATATGTAAATAA
- a CDS encoding urease accessory protein UreH: protein MSAVLPVLLFGFALGIKHATEPDHVIAVSTIASRTSKLSLSSLAGVFWGIGHTVTLFVIGMVMIGMEQQIPETTAMWLELVVGFMIVVLGITSFRSAYAIPIKKEVKINHLHLKSTFIGIVHGLAGSAGMVLLTLTTVNHRWQALLFVLIFGMGTIVGMMLFTTFLGLPFIWMKQKQTIYQFFVKVISLISIIYGLYYMYHIGIEEGLLF from the coding sequence GTGAGCGCCGTATTGCCGGTTTTGCTTTTTGGATTTGCCTTAGGCATCAAGCACGCAACAGAGCCGGATCACGTTATCGCTGTATCGACTATTGCGAGCCGAACGAGTAAGCTTTCCCTTTCATCTCTTGCCGGGGTTTTTTGGGGGATCGGCCATACCGTAACTCTATTTGTCATTGGCATGGTTATGATAGGGATGGAACAACAAATACCAGAAACCACAGCAATGTGGTTGGAACTAGTCGTTGGATTTATGATTGTAGTCTTGGGGATTACAAGTTTTCGTTCGGCCTATGCTATTCCTATTAAAAAGGAAGTAAAGATAAATCATCTTCATTTAAAATCGACATTCATTGGTATTGTCCATGGGCTAGCCGGCAGTGCCGGAATGGTGCTTTTAACGTTAACAACCGTTAATCATCGATGGCAGGCGCTGTTGTTTGTACTGATATTTGGCATGGGAACGATCGTTGGCATGATGTTATTCACTACTTTCTTAGGGCTGCCGTTTATCTGGATGAAACAGAAGCAAACGATTTATCAGTTCTTTGTAAAAGTAATTTCGCTGATTAGTATCATATATGGCTTATACTATATGTATCACATTGGTATAGAAGAAGGACTGTTATTTTAA
- a CDS encoding urease accessory protein UreD: MSWSGLLRCTAVKQNGRTVISDCYYEGALKLARPIYLHPSEPTIYLIHVGGGYVDGDRYKTEIMLQEGAHLIATTQSATKIYKTVKTPVQQHTSFYLDDQSVLEFFPDPVIAYEKAQFYQETTVYMKENSTFIYGDIMTPGWSESGEPFRYDWVRSKFKLYYEGSLMLFDHLYFEPSTGMTGILQMEGYTHFGSLFVISPFMTKDILHKFEWMATRFPASAHLGWSTPMIPGLIVRVLAHETYVIETVFQMIHQFIREECFQEEPIFLRKY; the protein is encoded by the coding sequence ATGAGCTGGTCAGGGCTGTTACGGTGTACGGCTGTGAAGCAAAACGGCCGTACGGTTATTTCCGATTGCTATTATGAGGGAGCATTGAAATTGGCCCGGCCGATCTACCTTCATCCTTCCGAGCCGACGATTTACTTGATTCATGTAGGAGGAGGGTATGTAGACGGAGATCGATATAAGACGGAAATCATGCTGCAAGAAGGAGCACATCTGATTGCCACCACGCAATCGGCAACGAAAATATATAAAACAGTCAAGACTCCTGTACAACAACATACGTCATTTTACCTGGATGATCAAAGTGTGCTCGAATTTTTCCCCGACCCGGTCATTGCTTATGAAAAAGCGCAATTTTATCAAGAAACGACCGTTTATATGAAAGAAAATTCTACTTTCATTTATGGGGATATTATGACGCCAGGGTGGTCAGAAAGCGGAGAGCCGTTCCGCTACGATTGGGTCCGTTCGAAATTCAAGCTTTATTATGAAGGCAGTTTAATGTTGTTTGATCATCTCTATTTTGAACCGAGCACAGGGATGACAGGAATTCTTCAGATGGAAGGATATACGCATTTTGGTTCTCTATTTGTGATTAGCCCTTTTATGACAAAAGATATTCTGCACAAATTCGAGTGGATGGCAACACGTTTTCCTGCTTCTGCTCACCTTGGCTGGTCTACCCCTATGATTCCGGGATTGATTGTTCGTGTTTTAGCCCACGAAACGTATGTGATTGAAACGGTTTTTCAAATGATTCATCAGTTTATTCGCGAAGAATGTTTTCAAGAGGAACCTATTTTTCTGCGAAAGTACTAA
- the ureG gene encoding urease accessory protein UreG has translation MEPVRIGIGGPVGAGKTMLVEKLTRAFHREFSLAVVTNDIYTKEDAQFLVKHSVLPEDRIIGVETGGCPHTAIREDASMNFAAIDELKERHPDVEIIFIESGGDNLAATFSPELVDFSIYVIDVAQGEKIPRKGGQGMIKSDLLVINKIDLAPYVGASLEVMERDAKAARGTKPVIFTNLKEEIGLAEVVEWIHQQVMLAGLEE, from the coding sequence ATGGAACCAGTAAGAATAGGAATCGGCGGGCCGGTCGGTGCGGGAAAGACGATGCTTGTCGAAAAGCTTACTCGGGCGTTTCATCGTGAATTCAGCCTGGCAGTCGTAACAAATGATATATATACAAAAGAGGATGCGCAGTTTTTAGTGAAACATAGCGTGTTGCCGGAAGACCGGATTATTGGCGTCGAGACAGGAGGATGTCCGCATACCGCCATTCGTGAGGATGCTTCGATGAATTTTGCGGCGATTGACGAGTTAAAAGAGCGTCACCCGGATGTCGAAATTATTTTTATCGAAAGCGGCGGCGATAATTTGGCCGCCACATTCAGTCCGGAGCTCGTTGATTTCTCTATTTATGTGATTGATGTAGCGCAAGGGGAAAAAATTCCGCGCAAAGGCGGGCAAGGAATGATTAAATCGGACTTGTTGGTTATTAATAAAATCGACCTCGCTCCTTATGTAGGAGCAAGTTTAGAAGTAATGGAGCGGGATGCAAAAGCGGCGCGCGGAACAAAACCGGTTATTTTCACCAATTTAAAGGAAGAAATTGGATTAGCGGAAGTAGTGGAGTGGATTCACCAACAAGTGATGTTGGCAGGGTTGGAAGAATGA